The sequence below is a genomic window from Acetobacter vaccinii.
GCCGGTCAGCAGTTCTGCGCCTTCTTCCTTACCGATGCGGATGTAGTCGAGAATCTTCTGCTGGTGACCAACAGAGTTCTGCGCACCCATCATCGTGCTCAGGTCAAGCGGGTTGCCCTGCTTGATGGCCTTCACGCGCGGCAGAACGCGCTCGATGAAGCGGTCATAGATGGATTCGTGCACCAGTGCGCGGCTCGGGCAGGAGCAGATCTGGCCCTGGTTGAGCGCAAACATGGTGAAGCCTTCGATCGCCTTGTCCAGGTAATCGTCGTCTTTGTCCATGATGTCGGCAAAGAAGATGTTGGGGGACTTGCCACCCAGTTCCAGCGTAGCCGGGATCAGGTTTTCTGCCGCAGCGTGTGCGATCATCTTGCCGGTCGGGGTGGAGCCGGTGAAGGCAACCTTGGCAATACGTTCGCTGGTGGACAGAGCCGCACCAACGTCACGGCCCAGACCGTTGACAATGTTGAGCGTGCCAGCGGGGAACAGATCACCGATCAGTTCCATCAGCACCAGCATGCTGGCGGGGGTGGTTTCGGCGGGCTTCATGACCACGCAGTTACCAGCGACCAGAGCCGGAGCCAGCTTCCATGCGCCCATCAGCAGCGGGAAGTTCCACGGAATGATCTGCGCGACAACGCCCAGCGGTTCGTGGAAGTGGTAGGCGATGGTTGAGTCGGTAATTTCGCTCAGCGTGCCTTCCTGCGCGCGGATACAGCCAGCGAAATAACGGAAATGGTCGATCGCCAGCGGGATATCGGCGTTCAGCGTCTCGCGGATCGGCTTGCCGTTGTCCCAGGTTTCGGCACGAGCCAGCAGCTCAAGGTTGGCTTCCATCCGGTCTGCTACCTTGAGCAGAATGCCCGAACGTTCGGCAACGGAGGTATGAGCCCAGCCTTTGAAGGCCTTGTGCGCGGCATCGAGTGCCAGTTCGATATCTTCAGCCGTGGACTGCGGCACTTCGCACAGAACCCGCCCGTCAATCGGGGAGGTGTTTTCCATGTACGCACCCTTTACAGGCGCGATCCATTCTCCACCGATGTAGTTGCCATAACGCTTTTTGAAAGGAGGTTCTTGATTAACGGACACAGACTGGCTCCATCATCTGATTGGGGGCGCCCCCGCGCAAGAGAGGACACGACCGGACACACAACAAGCCCCGCATTCAGGACCATATTGTTCGCCTTTGCTGATATATAGTCCGCAGGCCCAACGCAATGCGTTGGAGGTCACATGATTGTGATATTTTGACACTGAGTGCCATTTTTTACAATGGGAGAGCACCGTCCGCGAACGGAGGAAATTTTTGGCCTTGCCTTGCCGCGATCGGCCAGAAATTGCCCTTCTTTCGCCATCGGCGCTGAATGTGGGGATAGTATTTCGACCCGGCGACCGAATGCAAGTGCAGCTTCACCCGCAGGGCAGACATACAGAAAGGGCGACCCAGCTTCCGCTGGATCGCCCTTTCCGCCATCACCACCACTGGCCTAACGGGCCGAGCAGCATGTTGGTTCCCACGCGGGAACCACTTTCTTGATTTTTGCAACCCGCACTCAGCGGCCAGTCATAATCCGCTCAACCAACTGGCCAACTGTAGGCACAAACCCATCGGCGTAGAACGGGTCTGTTGCAAAGCGCCAGGCATTGGTGCCGCCAAACATCAGATTGCTATCCACAATCTTGTCCTGATCCTCGCCACTGGCATGCGCCACGGTCTGGAGTGTTTTCTGAATGCAGAAAGAACGCGGGTCGGCCTTGTGGCCATTGGTATAGCCCGGCCCACGCTGGCTCCAGTTGGAAAACTGGCATTCAGACAGGCAGCCCATGCAGTCGGCCTGATCGGCCAGAATCTCGCGCGCCCGATCAGGAGTGACAAAAATCAGGGTCGAGTCGGGTGTCCGTAAGGCTTCGGTATAGCCCTGAGCCTCCCACTGCTGCACCCGCGGCACATCATCAGGGGCCAGAAACACCTCGCGCTTGCGCGGCCCGATACCGTAGGACGCGCTCAATGCACCCTCGACCTCGCTTGCAAACGGCACCTGCCGTTCGGACCGGCCTTTCAGCTCCTGCAAGAAGCCGTTATTGACCGCTGACGAATAGAAGCCGGTAGGCGAAAACTTGTTCAGATGCACATCGCCCTGCTTGAGGGTGCGCAAACGCTGCTTCCAGGCATCAGGAATAGGGCTTTCGCGTGTCAGCAGCGGACGGGTGCCGAACTGGAAAACAATCGGCCCGAGCTCGGGGTTGTCAATCCAGTCTTCCCACTCTTCCAACCACCAGACACCACCGGCCATAATGATCGGCACATCATTCAGACCAAACCCGCGCATGACCTGACGCAATGCCAGAACGCGAGGGTAAGGGTCTTCCGGGTTCAGCGGGTTTTCCGTGTTGGACAGGCCGTTATGTCCACCAGCCCGCCAGGGGTCCTCATACACCACGCCGCCGAGCAATTCTGGAGCTTTGTGAAAGGAACGCTTCCACAATGCATTGAACGCCCGGCCGGACGACACGATCGGGTAATAATGCACCCCAAACCGCACCGCGATTTCAGCAAGACGATACGGCATGCCCGCGCCACAGGTCAGGCCATGGATCAGCCCCGGCGCACCTTCCATGACACCGGTAATAACCCGTTCAGCCGCACCCATTTCCCACAGGATATTGGCATGGATACGACCACGACCACCCGCCATTTCATGAGCAATTCTGGCCTGGGCAATACCACCGCGCACGGCGTATTCAACCAGTTCTTCATGCCGTTCGCGGCGTGTGCGGCCCTTATACACCTGCGGCACCGGGTTGCCCTGCGCATCGTAGCTGTCGGCATTAACAATGGACACCGTACCAGCACCGCCAGCCGCAGCCCATGCCCCAGCCGATACACCGGTGGATACGGAAACCCCTTTGCCGCCTTCAACCAGCGGCAGGATTTCAGCCCCCCCCATGCGCAGCGTGTTGATCGCCTTCATCGTCGTCCTATTCGTCCTGCAACTACCGTGGTCAGAGCGTAGACAGGTATTTTGCGTTCCTGCCCGCGCAACCTGGAAAAAAACACCAAGACACCGACAGGGCAAACCTGTCGGTGGTCATGGATAGCACAAATACCAGCGCAACGGCCTGCCTGGATCTACCCGGCAGGCCCTCAGCCTCTCTGGCTGCTTTATTCAGCATCCCGGCGAGGCGCACGCGCAGGCTTTTCGCCAACGGTCTCGGTAATATCGGCACCGGTTGCCTGGTCAACCACCCGCATGGACAGCTTGACCTTGCCGCGGTCATCAAACCCGATCACCTTCACCTTAACGGTATCACCATCCTTCACGATATCGGTGGTGCGACCCACGCGACCCTGTGCCAGTTCGGAGATATGCACAAGGCCATCACGCGCGCCAAGGAAGTTCACAAACGCGCCGAAATCAGCGGTCTTGACCACCTTGCCGTCGTAAATACGGCCCAGTTCAGGCTCGGCCACAATCCCGTTGATGCGCTCCAGAGCTTTCTTGGTCTGCTCTTCAGCCGTGGAGGCAATGGTGATCGTGCCGTCATCACCGATATCAACCTTGGCGCCAGAGTATTCCACGATTTCGCGGATAACCTTGCCACCAGACCCGATGACATCACGGATCTTCTCGCGCGGCACTTTCATGGTGGTGATGCGCGGTGCCGTAGCGGAAACCGTGTTACGGGTTTCTGTCAGGGCACGGGCCATTTCACCCAGAATGTGCATGCGACCTTCGCGGGCCTGACCCAGAGCGATCTTCATGATTTCCGGTGTGATGGACGTAATCTTGATGTCCATCTGCAGCGCGGTCACACCTTCTTCCGTGCCCGCAACCTTGAAATCCATGTCGCCCAGGTGGTCTTCATCACCCAGGATGTCGGACAGGACGGCAAACTTCTCACCTTCCTTGATCAGACCCATGGCAATGCCAGCCACAGGGCGCTTAAGCGGCACGCCTGCGTCCATCAGCGCCAGAGAACCACCGCACACCGATGCCATGGAGGAAGAGCCGTTGCTTTCCGTGATCTCGGAAACAACACGCACCGTGTAGGGGAATTCCTTACGGTCGGGCATCAGCGGGTGGATGGCTCGCCATGCCAGCTTGCCATGCCCGACTTCACGACGACCGGGGGAACCAACACGCCCGCACTCACCCACAGAGTAGGGAGGGAAGTTGTAGTGCAGCAGGAAGTTGGTGCGGTATTCACCTTCAAGCGCGTCAATAACCTGCTCGTCCTGGGCGGTGCCAAGGGTGGTGACCACCAGAGCCTGGGTTTCGCCACGGGTGAACAGGGCAGACCCATGCACGCGGGGCAGCACGCCCACTTCCGGCACGATGGGGCGAACGGTGACCAGATCACGACCATCAATACGCTTGCTGGTCTTGAGGACGGAGGTCCGCACCACGTCGGCTTCCAGGTCCTTGATCATCGGCTTGGCAGCGGCGGCATCCAGTTCAGCAGCAACCAGCTTTTCAGTAATGGCTGTGCGGGCAGCGCCGAGCTTTTCGTAACGTGCCTGCTTCTGCTTTTCCTTGTAGGCGTCAGCAATCAGCTTGCGGCCGAGCTTGTCCACCTGCTTGCGCAGTGCCTGGGCTTCCTTGCTTTCCTGCGGCAGGGGCCAGGGTTCCTTGGCGGCGTGTTCAGCCAGGGAGATGATGGCATCAAGCACAGGCTGGAACCCGGCGTGACCGAAGGTCACAGCCTCCAGCATGATCTCTTCCGACAGTTCGGAGGCTTCGGATTCGACCATCAGTACGCCTTCGGCCGTCCCGGCCACGACGAGGTCAAGATCGCTTTCCTTCATCTGGTCCAGGGTCGGGTTCAGGATGAAAGCACCATCCTTGAAGCCAACGCGCGCAGCGCCAACCGGACCGAAGAAGGGAATACCCGACAGGGTCAGGGCAGCGGAGCAGCCGATGAGAGCCGCAATGCCAGGATCATTTTCCATATCGTGCGTCAGCACGGTGGCGATGACCTGCACCTCGTTGCGGAACCCTTCGGGGAACAGCGGGCGGATAGGACGGTCGATCAGCCGTGAAACCAGCGTCTCATTCTCGGACGGGCGGCCTTCACGCTTAAAGAAGCCACCG
It includes:
- a CDS encoding aldehyde dehydrogenase family protein yields the protein MSVNQEPPFKKRYGNYIGGEWIAPVKGAYMENTSPIDGRVLCEVPQSTAEDIELALDAAHKAFKGWAHTSVAERSGILLKVADRMEANLELLARAETWDNGKPIRETLNADIPLAIDHFRYFAGCIRAQEGTLSEITDSTIAYHFHEPLGVVAQIIPWNFPLLMGAWKLAPALVAGNCVVMKPAETTPASMLVLMELIGDLFPAGTLNIVNGLGRDVGAALSTSERIAKVAFTGSTPTGKMIAHAAAENLIPATLELGGKSPNIFFADIMDKDDDYLDKAIEGFTMFALNQGQICSCPSRALVHESIYDRFIERVLPRVKAIKQGNPLDLSTMMGAQNSVGHQQKILDYIRIGKEEGAELLTGGGEPDLGDAYSKGCYVQPTVFRGNNKMRIFQEEIFGPVLAVTTFRTEEEALAIANDTPFGLGSGVWSRDANTCYRMGRGLEAGRVWVNCYHAYPAHAAFGGYKKSGIGRETHKMVLEHYQQTKNLLVSYSEKKLGFF
- a CDS encoding NAD(P)H-dependent flavin oxidoreductase, giving the protein MKAINTLRMGGAEILPLVEGGKGVSVSTGVSAGAWAAAGGAGTVSIVNADSYDAQGNPVPQVYKGRTRRERHEELVEYAVRGGIAQARIAHEMAGGRGRIHANILWEMGAAERVITGVMEGAPGLIHGLTCGAGMPYRLAEIAVRFGVHYYPIVSSGRAFNALWKRSFHKAPELLGGVVYEDPWRAGGHNGLSNTENPLNPEDPYPRVLALRQVMRGFGLNDVPIIMAGGVWWLEEWEDWIDNPELGPIVFQFGTRPLLTRESPIPDAWKQRLRTLKQGDVHLNKFSPTGFYSSAVNNGFLQELKGRSERQVPFASEVEGALSASYGIGPRKREVFLAPDDVPRVQQWEAQGYTEALRTPDSTLIFVTPDRAREILADQADCMGCLSECQFSNWSQRGPGYTNGHKADPRSFCIQKTLQTVAHASGEDQDKIVDSNLMFGGTNAWRFATDPFYADGFVPTVGQLVERIMTGR
- the pnp gene encoding polyribonucleotide nucleotidyltransferase; the encoded protein is MFNYYRKEIEWAGRTLVLETGKVARQADGAVMVTYGETVVLCTAVGDHNVKAGQDFFPLTVNYQEKAYAAGKIPGGFFKREGRPSENETLVSRLIDRPIRPLFPEGFRNEVQVIATVLTHDMENDPGIAALIGCSAALTLSGIPFFGPVGAARVGFKDGAFILNPTLDQMKESDLDLVVAGTAEGVLMVESEASELSEEIMLEAVTFGHAGFQPVLDAIISLAEHAAKEPWPLPQESKEAQALRKQVDKLGRKLIADAYKEKQKQARYEKLGAARTAITEKLVAAELDAAAAKPMIKDLEADVVRTSVLKTSKRIDGRDLVTVRPIVPEVGVLPRVHGSALFTRGETQALVVTTLGTAQDEQVIDALEGEYRTNFLLHYNFPPYSVGECGRVGSPGRREVGHGKLAWRAIHPLMPDRKEFPYTVRVVSEITESNGSSSMASVCGGSLALMDAGVPLKRPVAGIAMGLIKEGEKFAVLSDILGDEDHLGDMDFKVAGTEEGVTALQMDIKITSITPEIMKIALGQAREGRMHILGEMARALTETRNTVSATAPRITTMKVPREKIRDVIGSGGKVIREIVEYSGAKVDIGDDGTITIASTAEEQTKKALERINGIVAEPELGRIYDGKVVKTADFGAFVNFLGARDGLVHISELAQGRVGRTTDIVKDGDTVKVKVIGFDDRGKVKLSMRVVDQATGADITETVGEKPARAPRRDAE